Proteins encoded in a region of the Lathamus discolor isolate bLatDis1 chromosome Z, bLatDis1.hap1, whole genome shotgun sequence genome:
- the CTXN3 gene encoding cortexin-3, translating to MKRRQLWDYSFHLLLMMDGEVFTATFVPSGNMTPNSSMTLEQKTTFAFVILLFIFLGILVARCFRILLDPYRSMPTSTWAEGRDGLEKGQFDYALA from the coding sequence ATGAAAAGAAGGCAACTGTGGGATTATTCATTTCACCTTCTCTTGATGATGGATGGAGAGGTATTCACTGCCACTTTTGTGCCATCTGGGAACATGACACCAAATTCCAGCATGACCCTGGAACAGAAAACAACGTTTGCCtttgtgattttattatttattttcttgggaATCCTCGTTGCTCGCTGCTTCCGAATTCTCCTCGACCCCTACAGGAGTATGCCAACCTCAACCTGGGCTGAGGGACGTGATGGACTGGAGAAAGGCCAGTTTGACTATGCTCTTGCTTAG